A genome region from Gopherus evgoodei ecotype Sinaloan lineage unplaced genomic scaffold, rGopEvg1_v1.p scaffold_35_arrow_ctg1, whole genome shotgun sequence includes the following:
- the ZNF579 gene encoding zinc finger protein 579 has translation METELPESPASPTPGLPPDSPQEMPPPELLGRPPRRLPHQCASCQRRFAQAHGLRQHRCRPRDPPTQSPASSESHRCHSSAKRGHQCRVCGKQFKFPYYLARHGLTHGGQKPFQCPVCHKAFRRPAHLARHQRTHARQRFPEPAERLRQQAGPPGEGHGGEEADEKQVLLQADWTLLCLACQEAFETKGELKAHKCFKARGRAGPGGAQRHQCNVCHKFFARPWSLSRHRRVHTGEKPFACPDCGMAFRLSSYLKQHSRCHGAGAGLPFGCPLCRQRFRKAGELASHRRAHGEAAPGPELPHKGSECSVCSKAFKSKYDLATHFLIHTGELPYPCGQCGKRFRRLSHLKQHQVTHTGARPFQCVLCQKEFKRLADLARHRQVHQGDKPHQCGVCHKFFSRAYSLLRHQRGHRPELLAAARPEAFLSNSCFDSQDHSAFCTPEDEEEEGGAAGGSGEGS, from the coding sequence ATGGAGACTGAGCTGCCCGAGTCCCCTGCCTCCCCAACACCGGGTctgcccccagactctccccagGAGATGCCGCCCCCGGAGCTGCTGGGCAGGCCCCCACGCCGGCTGCCCCACCAGTGCGCCTCGTGCCAGCGCCGCTTCGCCCAGGCCCATGGCCTCCGGCAGCACCGGTGCCGTCCCCGCGACCCGCCCACCCAGAGCCCTGCCAGCAGCGAATCCCACCGGTGCCACTCCAGCGCCAAGCGTGGGCACCAGTGCCGGGTGTGCGGGAAGCAGTTCAAATTCCCCTACTACCTGGCGCGACACGGCCTGACCCACGGCGGGCAGAAACCATTCCAGTGCCCGGTGTGCCATAAGGCCTTCCGCCGCCCGGCCCACCTGGCCCGCCACCAGCGCACCCACGCCCGCCAGCGCTTCCCGGAGCCGGCCGAGCGGCTGCGCCAGCAGGCCGGGCCCCCAGGCGAGGGGCACGGGGGCGAGGAAGCCGACGAGaagcaggtgctgctgcaggcggACTGGACGTTGCTgtgcctggcctgccaggaggCTTTCGAGACCAAGGGCGAGCTGAAGGCGCACAAGTGCTTCAAggcgcggggccgggccgggccgggtggCGCCCAGCGGCACCAATGCAACGTGTGCCACAAATTCTTCGCCCGTCCCTGGTCCCTGTCGCGGCACCGCCGGGTGCACACAGGCGAGAAGCCGTTTGCCTGCCCCGACTGCGGCATGGCCTTCCGCCTCTCCTCCTACCTCAAGCAGCACAGCCGGTGCcacggggccggggccgggctgcCCTTCGGCTGCCCGCTCTGCCGCCAGCGCTTCCGCAAGGCGGGCGAGCTGGCCAGCCACCGGCGGGCGCACGGGGAAGCCGCCCCCGGCCCGGAGCTGCCCCACAAGGGCTCCGAGTGCAGCGTCTGCAGCAAAGCCTTCAAAAGCAAGTACGACCTGGCCACCCACTTCCTGATCCACACGGGCGAGCTGCCCTACCCCTGCGGCCAGTGCGGCAAGCGCTTCCGGCGTCTCTCCCACCTCAAGCAGCACCAGGTCACCCACACGGGCGCCCGGCCCTTCCAGTGCGTGCTCTGCCAGAAGGAATTCAAGCGCCTGGCCGACCTGGCCCGCCACCGGCAGGTCCACCAGGGAGACAAGCCCCACCAGTGCGGCGTCTGCCACAAGTTCTTCTCCCGCGCCTACAGCCTCCTGCGGCACCAGCGCGGGCACCGGCCCGAGCTCCTGGCCGCCGCCCGGCCTGAGGCCTTCCTCAGCAACTCCTGCTTCGACAGCCAGGACCACTCGGCCTTCTGCACCCCCgaggacgaggaggaggaagggggcgcGGCCGGTGGCTCTGGGGAGGGCTCGTGA
- the LOC115641596 gene encoding sulfotransferase 2B1-like isoform X2, which translates to MFKEYFQYKGISFPRLIYSEQGLREVENEFQVRDDDVFNVTYQKSGTVWMLEILSLIHSNGDPSRCRTVPNWDRGPWYETVLGLQTARSNQPPRLISSHLPIQLFAKSFFQSKAKVLYTVRNPKDVFVSLYHFAQIFRPYKEPGQLDQFLEQFLEGDVPFGSWFDHVKGWMGLRGHENFFWISYEELQQDLRGSVERICRFLGKQLDAQAMDGVVENASFQAMKQNKMSNFSLAPRFLLDQTHSSFLRKGIAGDWKNQLTTAQSENFDRVYREQMQGLELSFPWDELSPQPSPPPTPGGS; encoded by the exons atGTTTAAGGAATATTTCCAGTACAAGGGGATTAGCTTCCCCAGGCTGATCTACTcggagcaggggctgcgggaGGTGGAGAACGAATTCCAAGTCCGGGATGACGACGTCTTTAACGTCACCTACCAGAAATCAG GGACCGTCTGGATGCTGGAGATCCTGAGCCTCATCCACAGCAACGGGGACCCCAGCCGGTGTCGCACGGTCCCTAACTGGGACCGCGGGCCCTGGTATGAGACCGTCCTGGGCCTGCAGACAGCACGGAGCAACCAGCCGCCCCGGCTCATCAGTTCCCACCTGCCCATCCAGCTCTTTGCCAAGTCCTTCTTCCAGTCCAAGGCCAAG GTGCTGTACACAGTGCGGAACCCCAAGGACGTCTTCGTCTCTCTCTACCACTTCGCCCAGATCTTCCGTCCCTACAAGGAGCCAGGGCAGCTGGACCAGTTCCTGGAGCAGTTCCTGGAGGGGGACG TGCCCTTCGGCTCCTGGTTCGATCACGTCAAGGGCTGGATGGGCCTGCGGGGCCACGAGAACTTCTTCTGGATCAGCTACGAGGAGCTGCAGCAG gaccTGCGGGGCAGCGTGGAGCGGATCTGCCGGTTCCTGGGCAAGCAGCTGGACGCGCAGGCGATGGACGGGGTGGTGGAGAACGCCTCCTTCCAGGCCATGAAGCAGAACAAGATGAGCAACTTCAGCCTGGCCCCCAGGTTCCTCCTGGACCAGACCCACAGCTCATTCCTGCGGAAAG GGATTGCCGGGGACTGGAAGAACCAGCTCACCACGGCCCAGAGTGAGAATTTCGACCGGGTTTACCGGGAGCAGAtgcaggggctggagctgagcTTCCCCTGGGACGAGctgagcccccagccctccccgccccccacaccgGGCGGCAGCTGA